One Schistocerca cancellata isolate TAMUIC-IGC-003103 chromosome 1, iqSchCanc2.1, whole genome shotgun sequence genomic region harbors:
- the LOC126088304 gene encoding uncharacterized protein LOC126088304, whose product MYKKMKLTDDEIRNLLESSDYEFSGELSESSSSETKGVFMEIPDQVVSDSSKLDESEQDIQPTRRRPRLKAQIDQLEKDMVAPSSMIWKRSPYVNQSRRSVANVMRTPKGTKPGIKPDTPGKAFLMYFGDNILDNILMCTNQKLGNLRESSEDIFIKKFESILKGRNCVSNWNSTELWSP is encoded by the exons atgtacaagaagatgaaattgaCAGATGACGAAATTAGAAATTTGCTTGAGAGTTCAGACTATGAATTTAGTGGTGAACTATCTGAAAGCTCAAGCAGTGAAACTAAAGGTGTATTCATGGAAATTCCAGATCAAGTAGTTTCTGACAGCAGCAAGTTGGATGAAAGTGAGCAGG ATATTCAACCAACAAGAAGACGACCCAGGCTGAAAGCACAAATTGATCAACTTGAAAAAGACATGGTGGCCCCATCAAGTATGATATGGAAGAGAAGCCCTTACGTAAATCAGAGCAGGAGGTCTGTTGCTAACGTAATGAGAACCCCGAAAGGAACTAAGCCAGGGATAAAACCTGATACACCAGGTAAAGCTTTTCTCATGTACTTCGGTGATAACATCCTGGATAACATTTTGATGTGTACCAATCAAAAGCTTGGAAATCTTAGGGaatcatctgaagatattttcataaaaaaattcgaAAGCATTTTAAAGGGAAGAAATTGTGTCAGCAATTGGAATTCTACTGAACTATGGAGTCCATAG